The nucleotide window TGTTCCCAAGGTTATACTTTCTCTTAAAGGTTTGTTACACTCATAATATTAGTTAAAGTTTAAACCCGAATGGAGGAGGAACCCATGAAACGGCTTCGCGCTTTCCTCCTGGCCCTTTGCATGCTTGTGGTTGGCTGCGGTACGGTCGGGAAAGATTTTGACAGCTCAAAGGTCAAAAAAATTCAAAATAATGTTACCACCCAACTCGAAATTCTTGAATGGTTTGGTGTGCCCTATAAAGAAGGGACAGAAAACAAGCACACCATGTGGACCTATCAACTGGATACATGGCAGGCAATTGGTGAAGGCCAATCCAAGGGACTGGTGATTTTGTTTGACAAGAACAATGTTGTCAAGGCCCATCGTTACGAATCAAACTTCTAGCGAACTATCTCAGCAGGAAAATCACAATGTTTTTATTTTGCTTGCAAACACTTTCTCGGCTCAGTGGACTATTGTCCCGCCTCCTCCTCGGATAGTGGGAAAAAAAGTTTCATTGATTGTTTATGACTTTGACGGCACTCTGGTCGATACCCTTTTTGACATTGCCGACGCTGTAAACCTTTCATTGGAAGAAATGGGCCTGAGAACCCTTTCCCGTGAAACGATCCGACAATATGTTGGTAAAGGTGTTGAAAGGTTGATGAGCCAGTCGATAAATGGAACAGGTTTTGACGATTTGTCCAGCGCCGTTGAACTTTTCCGCAAGCACTACTCAAACAACTTGATGAACCACACCCGGTTTTACCCCTCTGGGCGCGAGATCCTGGATCACTTCAGCGATAAAAAGCAGGCTGTCTGCTCGAATAAACCCGAAGAGTTTGTCAGGCGTATATTGGAATCCCTTGAGAGCCTGGATTTTTTCGATGCCATTATTGGTGGCGATAGTTTTAATTCCAAAAAACCTGACCCGGAAGGTTTGAATCATTTGCTGGAATGTTTTCAGTGTTCCCCGGAGCAGGCAGTACTTGTGGGCGACAGCACTGTGGATATTGAAACGGGTAAACGTGCCAAAGTAATCACTTGTGTGATCAGCCACGGATTTGGCGACTCAAATGAAATTGCCCTGGCAAAGCCAGACTTCTCTATCGACCATTTATCGCAACTCAAGGAAATATTTCATTAGAACATTGATTAAAGAAATTTTCTTAAACGAATTACACTGCCTTGAGATGGTCAACCGGTTGACTTTACTCTGGGTTGTTTCTACAATGCCTCCTTTCTATGAAAGACATTAAAAGCATTTATCTTATAGCAATTTGCGGCACCGGAATGGCAGCGTTGGCAGGGTTGCTAAAAAGTGCAGGTTATCGAGTATCTGGATCGGACGCAAATATCTATCCGCCTATGAGTACACTTCTGGAAAATGCGGGTATCCCTGTTCTGCCGGGTTACAGAAAGGAAAATATAACTGAAAATATTGATCTGGTTATTGTCGGCAATGCGGTCTCCAAATCCAACGAAGAAGTTCAGGCTGTTATGAAGGCCGGGTTAAATTACACTTCTTTTCCTGCGGCGATTGCTCGTTTTTTTCTGGAAGGCAGGCAATCTCTGGTAGTCGCTGGAACGCATGGAAAAACCACCACCACTTCGATTTTAAGTTGGGTGCTTCAGTCATCAGGGAGAAAACCCGGCTTCATGGTGGGTGGTTGGTTGAAAAATTTTGATAACAACCATCAGGTTCCTGAAGGAAATTTCTTTGTTACAGAAGGCGATGAATATGATAGCGCTTTCTTTGATAAAGGTCCCAAGTTTCTGCATTATCGTCCTGATGCTTCCATTTTGACAGGTATTGAGTTTGACCATGCTGACATATTTGATGATCTTGACCAGATAAAAGAGGCTTTTCGCAAGTATGTGAACCTGATTCGCCCAGATGGGATTATACTGGTTAAACATAATGATAAAAACATTCAGGATGTATTAAAAAATGCGGTGTGCAGGATTGAGACTTATGGCTACAGTGATGGGGCTGACTGGTTGATAGAAGGTTACCGGTTCGAAGATGGGCGCTGTGACTTCACCCTGTCCTTTAAGGGTGGAACAAAAGCAAGTTTTCAATTAGCAATGATTGGCCGACATAATGTGGAAAATGCGGCGGCTGTAGCGGCTCTTTGTTTGCGACTGGGCCTGACTGAAGAAGAAATAAACGTTGCTTTTAAAACTTTTCAAGGTATCAAAAGAAGGCAAGAGGTGGTTGGAGTTAATAATGGCATAACAGTGCTTGATGATTTTGCTCATCATCCAACTGCCATTCGCTTGACCATAGAAGCTGTAAAAGAGGCATATTCTGGCCAAAGACTGTGGGCAGTATTTGAACCTCGGTCAGCCACCTCAAGGCGCAAGGTGTTTGAACAGGAATTTC belongs to Nitrospinota bacterium and includes:
- a CDS encoding HAD-IA family hydrolase, which translates into the protein MTRTMLSRPIVTNQTSSELSQQENHNVFILLANTFSAQWTIVPPPPRIVGKKVSLIVYDFDGTLVDTLFDIADAVNLSLEEMGLRTLSRETIRQYVGKGVERLMSQSINGTGFDDLSSAVELFRKHYSNNLMNHTRFYPSGREILDHFSDKKQAVCSNKPEEFVRRILESLESLDFFDAIIGGDSFNSKKPDPEGLNHLLECFQCSPEQAVLVGDSTVDIETGKRAKVITCVISHGFGDSNEIALAKPDFSIDHLSQLKEIFH
- the mpl gene encoding UDP-N-acetylmuramate:L-alanyl-gamma-D-glutamyl-meso-diaminopimelate ligase: MKDIKSIYLIAICGTGMAALAGLLKSAGYRVSGSDANIYPPMSTLLENAGIPVLPGYRKENITENIDLVIVGNAVSKSNEEVQAVMKAGLNYTSFPAAIARFFLEGRQSLVVAGTHGKTTTTSILSWVLQSSGRKPGFMVGGWLKNFDNNHQVPEGNFFVTEGDEYDSAFFDKGPKFLHYRPDASILTGIEFDHADIFDDLDQIKEAFRKYVNLIRPDGIILVKHNDKNIQDVLKNAVCRIETYGYSDGADWLIEGYRFEDGRCDFTLSFKGGTKASFQLAMIGRHNVENAAAVAALCLRLGLTEEEINVAFKTFQGIKRRQEVVGVNNGITVLDDFAHHPTAIRLTIEAVKEAYSGQRLWAVFEPRSATSRRKVFEQEFPDSFLGADKVIIAGLFAPEKISEEERLDPGKVVSCLQKKGCDAYFIKEVDDIVGFMSDNAVSGDVVLVMSSGGFGGIHQKILDQ